A genomic region of Candidatus Blochmanniella pennsylvanica str. BPEN contains the following coding sequences:
- the xthA gene encoding exodeoxyribonuclease III, whose product MKFVSFNINGLRARMHQLNAIIFQLKPDVIGLQETRVHDDFFPVKEILQHGYHVYYYGQKKYHGVALFLRQTPLTVTRGLTDDDNLSQKRIIMADIMTPIGTLTIINGYFPQGENKNHPEKFMYKKNFYKSFQNYVEHTYHSHSLLLIMGDMNISPTDFDIGIGEKNKKRWIASGRCSFLPEERTWINRLMSWGLVDIYRNMHPQNDERYSWFSYRSHGFYKNNGLRIDLILATRPLANRCKNSDISYDIRRMQRPSDHAPVWVDFDI is encoded by the coding sequence TGCATCAATTAAACGCAATTATCTTTCAATTGAAACCTGATGTCATTGGGTTACAAGAAACTAGAGTACATGATGATTTTTTCCCTGTAAAAGAAATACTGCAACATGGTTATCACGTATATTATTACGGTCAAAAAAAATATCATGGGGTTGCATTGTTTCTACGTCAAACTCCTTTAACCGTTACTCGCGGACTAACTGATGATGACAATTTATCTCAAAAACGAATAATTATGGCTGATATTATGACACCAATAGGAACATTAACTATTATTAACGGTTATTTTCCCCAAGGAGAAAATAAAAATCATCCAGAAAAATTTATGTACAAAAAAAATTTTTATAAAAGTTTCCAAAACTACGTAGAACATACCTATCATAGTCATTCATTGTTACTAATTATGGGCGACATGAACATTAGTCCTACAGATTTTGATATTGGTATTGGTGAAAAAAATAAAAAACGTTGGATCGCATCAGGTCGATGTTCTTTCTTACCAGAGGAAAGAACATGGATCAATCGTTTGATGAGCTGGGGTTTGGTAGATATATACCGCAATATGCACCCTCAAAATGATGAACGTTATTCCTGGTTCAGTTATAGATCCCACGGCTTTTACAAAAATAATGGTTTACGTATTGATTTGATATTGGCAACACGTCCTCTAGCCAATCGTTGCAAAAATAGTGATATAAGCTATGATATTCGTAGAATGCAACGACCGTCCGATCATGCTCCGGTATGGGTAGATTTTGATATTTAA
- the sppA gene encoding signal peptide peptidase SppA, translating into MIKSFIQNIWKIIYKILRYSIRTLHLIRTVIINIFFIIFIVISVGVYLNLRDSSASLSKCSALILDLSGIIVDKPVTYSKFQKFSQHLLNTNKPNAKENSLFDIINILRQAKNDPHITGLILSLKNFCGSNQTSLEYIGKALREFKESGKPIYAISDYYNQSQYLLASYANKIYLTPHGFVDLRGISTSKLYYKSLLNNLKINTHIFRVGRYKSAVEPFIQDQMSDHVRHEETKLVNRLWDQYLQIISINRNTTTRSIFPGINNILNELHRMQGDTAAYALKNKWIDEIASHFVIENTMKEIFGSNKQGTSFNAISMYDYNLIAPAKKDNQIAIICINGPIVDGPDIPGSIGGDTIAHKIRSARFDPKIKAIVLRVNSPGGSVNASELIRLELIAVRDSGKPVVVSMGGIAASGGYWISTPANVIIASNSTITGSIGIFGIINTFEKSLDTIGIHSDGVNTSPISNISITTPLPTEYINMMQLYVNTSYHYFINTVAESRCKTTEDIHKIAQGHVWLGYDAIKNGLIDNIGDLDDAINKAIELAHLKEYQLNWYENKINWIDVLIQQANKVIHTIIINLLNHYVSLINFDNNIKINNSNILQFSWNDPKNCYALDLNYSEQL; encoded by the coding sequence ATGATAAAGTCGTTCATCCAGAATATATGGAAGATCATTTATAAAATACTTAGATATAGCATACGTACACTGCATCTTATACGAACAGTAATAATAAATATATTTTTCATCATTTTCATTGTAATTAGTGTGGGAGTATATTTAAATTTACGTGATTCTTCTGCCTCGTTATCAAAGTGCTCTGCATTAATTCTAGATCTTTCTGGCATTATTGTAGATAAACCAGTGACATACAGTAAATTTCAAAAATTCAGTCAACATTTATTAAATACAAATAAACCAAATGCTAAAGAAAACTCACTATTTGATATTATTAATATATTACGTCAAGCCAAAAATGATCCACATATAACTGGATTGATATTATCATTAAAAAACTTTTGTGGAAGCAATCAAACATCATTAGAATATATTGGTAAAGCATTACGTGAATTCAAAGAATCTGGTAAACCAATTTATGCTATTTCTGATTATTACAATCAATCACAGTATTTGCTCGCTAGTTATGCCAATAAAATCTATCTCACACCACATGGATTTGTAGATTTACGAGGAATTTCTACCAGCAAATTATATTATAAATCTCTATTAAATAATTTAAAAATTAATACTCATATTTTTAGAGTAGGTAGATATAAATCTGCTGTTGAACCATTTATTCAAGATCAAATGTCTGATCATGTGCGACATGAAGAAACAAAATTGGTAAATCGTTTATGGGATCAATATTTACAAATAATATCTATTAATCGTAACACAACAACACGATCAATTTTTCCGGGAATCAACAATATATTAAATGAATTGCATCGAATGCAAGGCGATACTGCAGCTTATGCGCTGAAAAATAAATGGATCGATGAAATCGCATCCCATTTTGTTATAGAAAATACGATGAAAGAAATATTTGGATCTAATAAACAAGGCACTTCGTTTAATGCAATTAGCATGTATGATTATAATCTTATAGCTCCTGCAAAAAAAGATAACCAAATAGCAATAATATGTATTAATGGCCCTATCGTGGATGGACCTGATATACCAGGTTCAATTGGTGGTGATACTATAGCGCATAAAATCCGCAGCGCTCGATTTGATCCTAAAATAAAAGCAATAGTACTTCGTGTCAATAGTCCCGGTGGAAGCGTAAATGCTTCTGAATTAATTAGATTAGAATTAATAGCTGTCAGAGATTCTGGTAAACCAGTAGTGGTTTCTATGGGTGGCATAGCAGCATCTGGCGGATATTGGATATCAACGCCAGCCAATGTTATTATTGCAAGTAACAGTACTATTACGGGTTCTATCGGTATATTTGGTATTATTAATACATTTGAAAAATCTCTTGACACCATCGGTATTCATAGTGACGGAGTAAATACATCCCCTATATCAAATATTTCAATAACTACCCCGTTACCTACTGAATATATAAATATGATGCAACTTTATGTAAATACCAGCTATCATTATTTTATTAACACTGTGGCTGAATCTCGCTGTAAAACTACAGAAGATATCCATAAAATTGCTCAAGGCCATGTATGGCTTGGCTATGATGCAATAAAAAATGGATTAATTGACAATATAGGAGATTTAGATGACGCAATAAATAAAGCTATTGAACTAGCTCACTTAAAAGAATATCAACTGAATTGGTACGAAAATAAAATAAATTGGATAGATGTTTTAATACAACAAGCTAATAAAGTTATTCATACTATAATTATAAATTTATTAAATCATTACGTTTCATTAATTAATTTTGATAACAATATAAAAATAAATAACTCTAATATCCTCCAATTTTCGTGGAATGATCCAAAAAATTGCTATGCTCTTGATTTAAATTATTCAGAACAATTATAA
- the gap gene encoding type I glyceraldehyde-3-phosphate dehydrogenase, whose translation MAIKIGINGFGRIGRVIFRTVQDRKDADVVAINDLLDIEHIAYMLKYDSTHGRFKGTINVHGDHLIINDKVVHYTSEKDPKNLYWGNFDIDVVTESTGMFLTEEKAHGHIFSGARKVVLTAPSKDDTPMFVMGVNNHLYKGEKIISNASCTTNCLAPLAKVINDNFGIIEGIMTTVHATTATQKTVDAPIHNDWRSGRGAYQNIIPSSTGATRALGKVIKELDGKLTGISFRVPIPNVSVVDFTVRLEKSASYKNICDVIKNAAYGNLKGIIGYTDEKVVSSDFNGEKLISIFDAQASILLNNHFAKLISWYDNETGYSDKVIDLSVYITKH comes from the coding sequence ATGGCTATTAAAATAGGTATTAATGGGTTTGGTAGAATTGGTCGCGTTATTTTTAGAACTGTACAAGACAGAAAAGACGCAGATGTTGTCGCCATTAATGATTTACTCGACATTGAACATATCGCATATATGTTGAAATATGATTCAACTCATGGACGATTTAAAGGAACAATTAATGTACATGGTGACCATCTAATCATTAATGATAAAGTTGTGCACTACACTTCAGAAAAAGATCCAAAAAACTTATATTGGGGAAATTTTGATATTGATGTTGTTACTGAATCTACAGGAATGTTTTTAACTGAAGAAAAAGCTCACGGACATATCTTCTCTGGAGCCCGTAAAGTAGTATTAACAGCTCCATCAAAAGATGATACACCAATGTTTGTTATGGGAGTTAATAACCATCTCTACAAGGGAGAAAAAATAATATCTAATGCATCTTGCACTACTAATTGTTTAGCTCCATTAGCTAAAGTTATTAACGACAATTTTGGCATCATTGAAGGTATAATGACTACTGTTCATGCTACCACCGCTACTCAAAAAACTGTTGATGCCCCAATACATAATGATTGGAGAAGTGGACGTGGTGCCTACCAAAATATAATTCCATCTTCTACTGGAGCGACACGAGCATTAGGAAAAGTTATTAAAGAGCTAGACGGTAAATTAACTGGAATATCATTCCGAGTCCCTATTCCAAATGTTTCTGTTGTTGACTTTACCGTCCGTTTAGAAAAATCCGCTTCTTATAAAAATATTTGCGATGTTATTAAAAACGCCGCTTACGGAAATTTAAAAGGAATTATAGGATATACTGATGAAAAAGTGGTATCTAGCGATTTTAACGGAGAAAAATTAATCTCTATTTTCGACGCACAAGCAAGCATCTTATTAAATAATCATTTCGCTAAACTAATATCTTGGTATGATAATGAAACAGGCTACTCTGATAAAGTAATCGATTTAAGTGTATATATTACAAAACATTAA
- the dsbB gene encoding disulfide bond formation protein DsbB: protein MLNFLNICSKTRKSWVLLIFTVVILELIALYLQHIVLIKPCVLCVYQRCALCGIGIAGLIGTIAPFTPLRFFSIPIWIYSAWKGLLLAKEYTDIQLHPSPFFMCDLFVQFPHWLPLNKWWPSMFDADGDCAEYKWYFLSLEISQWMLIIFANYLIIAILVSLSQIIDLKKWNNK from the coding sequence ATGTTGAATTTTTTAAATATTTGCTCTAAAACTAGAAAAAGCTGGGTTTTGTTAATATTTACTGTTGTTATTTTAGAATTAATAGCCTTATATTTACAACACATTGTTTTAATAAAACCTTGCGTATTATGTGTTTACCAAAGATGCGCTTTGTGTGGTATAGGGATTGCTGGATTGATTGGAACAATTGCTCCATTTACTCCTTTAAGATTTTTTTCTATTCCGATTTGGATATACAGCGCTTGGAAAGGATTGTTGCTAGCTAAAGAATATACTGATATTCAATTACATCCATCCCCATTTTTCATGTGTGATTTGTTTGTCCAATTTCCTCATTGGTTACCTTTAAATAAGTGGTGGCCTAGTATGTTTGATGCTGATGGTGATTGCGCTGAATACAAATGGTACTTTTTATCATTAGAAATATCTCAATGGATGCTTATAATTTTTGCTAACTACTTAATAATAGCGATACTCGTATCGCTATCACAAATTATTGATCTCAAAAAATGGAATAATAAATAG
- the minC gene encoding septum site-determining protein MinC, with amino-acid sequence MSISIKGSNFTLLVMHVYSTCIGVIRRSLEEKIKKAPFFLLKNTPVVIDVGNLNYCNNWDALCRTISDAGLFIVGVCCCHDNKLKETIIRSGIPILTQGTSVKYKYFAECLQKNIPIISKTQLINTPIRSGQKIYARNRDLIIIANVSAGAEIIADGNIHIYGTMRGRVLAGASGSKESQIFCTHLSPELVSIGGRYWLSDQIPKEFSGKPVRLSLKDDMLIIQNL; translated from the coding sequence GTGTCTATAAGCATAAAAGGGAGTAATTTTACATTATTGGTAATGCATGTCTATAGTACATGCATAGGGGTGATTCGTCGATCATTAGAAGAAAAAATAAAAAAAGCTCCCTTTTTTTTATTAAAAAACACTCCAGTTGTTATAGACGTTGGTAATCTTAATTATTGCAATAATTGGGATGCTCTATGTCGAACAATATCCGATGCTGGATTATTTATAGTTGGAGTATGTTGTTGTCATGATAACAAATTAAAAGAAACAATTATTCGTAGTGGAATACCTATTCTTACTCAAGGAACCTCTGTCAAATATAAATATTTTGCAGAATGCTTACAAAAAAACATCCCAATAATCTCTAAAACACAATTAATCAATACACCAATACGTTCTGGACAAAAAATATACGCTCGCAACAGAGATTTAATTATTATTGCAAATGTTAGCGCTGGAGCTGAAATTATTGCCGACGGAAATATCCATATTTATGGTACGATGAGAGGAAGGGTATTAGCCGGCGCCTCTGGTAGTAAAGAATCCCAAATTTTTTGTACTCATTTATCTCCTGAACTAGTATCTATTGGAGGACGTTATTGGCTAAGCGATCAAATTCCAAAAGAATTTTCAGGTAAACCAGTAAGACTTAGTTTAAAAGACGATATGCTTATCATTCAAAATTTATAA
- the minD gene encoding septum site-determining protein MinD gives MTRIIVITSGKGGVGKTTSSAALATGLARKGKKTAVIDFDIGLRNLDLVMGCERRVVYDFINVIQGEATLHQALIKDKHTDYLYILPASQTRDKNSLTRVGVEEILNNLNKMNFEFIICDSPAGIDSGALTALYFADEAIVTTNPEISSVHDSDRILGILASKSKRSENGIDTIKEHLLLTRYNPSRVRRGDMLSLEDVIEILRIPVLGVIPEDKSVLKASNQGEPIILDSKSHAGQAYSDTVDRLLGNPCPLRFIEEKKLNFFKRFFKR, from the coding sequence ATGACACGAATAATAGTTATTACTTCAGGAAAAGGAGGAGTAGGTAAAACAACATCAAGCGCAGCTCTCGCTACTGGACTGGCGCGTAAAGGTAAAAAAACCGCTGTCATTGATTTCGATATCGGATTGCGTAATCTTGATTTAGTTATGGGATGCGAACGTAGAGTAGTATATGATTTTATTAATGTCATCCAAGGTGAAGCCACTTTACATCAAGCATTAATTAAAGATAAACACACTGATTATTTATATATTCTACCTGCTTCACAAACACGTGATAAAAATTCTCTAACTCGGGTTGGAGTAGAAGAAATATTAAATAATCTTAATAAAATGAACTTTGAATTTATAATATGTGATTCTCCTGCAGGTATTGATAGCGGAGCTTTAACAGCTCTATATTTTGCAGACGAAGCCATTGTTACTACCAATCCAGAAATTTCATCAGTACATGACTCAGATCGCATACTGGGTATTTTAGCATCTAAGTCTAAACGTTCCGAAAATGGTATAGACACAATCAAAGAACACCTATTACTAACTCGATATAATCCTAGCCGCGTTCGACGAGGAGATATGCTTAGTTTAGAAGATGTAATAGAGATATTAAGAATTCCTGTACTAGGTGTTATACCAGAAGATAAATCAGTATTAAAAGCATCTAATCAAGGTGAACCAATCATTTTGGATTCAAAATCTCATGCAGGACAAGCCTATTCAGATACAGTAGATCGTTTGTTAGGTAATCCATGTCCTTTACGCTTTATTGAAGAAAAAAAACTCAATTTTTTTAAACGATTTTTCAAGAGATAA
- the minE gene encoding cell division topological specificity factor MinE, translated as MVLVNFFFFRKKTPADIAKKRLQEIVSDHNIRNNFAPYFLPQLKKDLVQTISKYIHNPRILSIQLEKKDNNTSILKCKIIFFNEETQ; from the coding sequence ATGGTATTAGTAAATTTCTTTTTTTTTAGAAAAAAAACACCGGCCGACATCGCTAAAAAAAGACTACAAGAAATTGTTTCTGACCATAACATTAGAAATAATTTTGCTCCATATTTTTTACCTCAATTAAAAAAAGATTTAGTCCAAACAATAAGTAAATATATACATAATCCACGCATACTTTCAATCCAATTAGAAAAAAAAGACAACAATACATCTATTTTAAAATGTAAGATAATTTTTTTTAATGAAGAAACACAATAA
- the tsaB gene encoding tRNA (adenosine(37)-N6)-threonylcarbamoyltransferase complex dimerization subunit type 1 TsaB — MSTQILAFDTTTELCSVAIMINHSIYDHKIIAPRSHSENILPMINQLLIEVGVTLQSLDCIVFNRGPGSFAGIRIGISVAQGLALGADLPLVEVSSLEVLAQGAWRIFSVKQVISTIDARMGELYWARYYRMSDDSYWIRSDNESITKPEIIAKKLIYSGSQKLQSNLALVGTGWNNYLVLKCIRVPGVISLKKSVMSPEAQDMLPLGICNWRNKIFINPNQAQPVYLRNVVVVKKNDI; from the coding sequence ATGTCTACTCAAATTTTGGCTTTTGATACTACCACTGAATTGTGTTCTGTTGCCATAATGATTAATCATAGCATATATGATCATAAAATTATAGCTCCAAGGAGTCATTCAGAAAATATATTGCCTATGATTAATCAATTATTAATAGAAGTAGGTGTTACCTTACAATCCTTGGATTGTATTGTATTTAATAGAGGACCGGGTAGTTTTGCTGGGATACGTATTGGGATAAGCGTCGCACAAGGCTTAGCATTAGGAGCAGATTTACCATTAGTAGAGGTATCTTCTTTGGAAGTACTAGCGCAGGGGGCTTGGCGTATTTTTTCTGTTAAACAAGTTATATCTACTATTGATGCGCGTATGGGTGAGTTGTATTGGGCTCGTTATTATCGAATGAGCGACGATAGTTATTGGATACGTAGTGATAATGAGTCTATTACGAAGCCGGAGATAATTGCAAAAAAATTAATATATTCTGGTTCCCAGAAGCTACAGAGTAACTTGGCGCTTGTAGGAACAGGTTGGAATAACTATCTAGTATTGAAATGCATAAGAGTGCCTGGGGTGATTAGCTTAAAGAAGAGTGTTATGTCGCCTGAAGCACAGGACATGTTGCCTTTAGGCATATGTAATTGGAGAAACAAAATATTTATTAATCCAAATCAGGCACAACCTGTTTATTTACGTAACGTAGTAGTTGTAAAGAAAAATGATATTTAG
- the pabB gene encoding aminodeoxychorismate synthase component I, with product MGMHLIELPYHPYTVLNLFDPLSNTPWSMLLYSGHNNKHPDSRFDILVTHPTLTLTTHNNITTISYDKNHQIDNTDPFILLKKYIHIMNMKPENNCQLPFQGGFLGVFGYDLARYIESMPKLAEQDLSFPDMAIGLYRWAIIADHKLCKNYLVTHDDPNQILTWVYTQQHIYNNHVSNTSFNLIQPWKSNISRSEYKQKFHTIQKHIISGNCYQVCLSQRFSAPYIGDEWIAFRYLLHYNHAPFSAFVRLPNKLSILSLSPERFLRLHNTKIKTQPIKGTLPRLKNAQDDYHQIIKLSKSTKNQSENLMIVDLLRNDIGKVAVPGSIHVSKLFDIRSFPGVHHMISTITGELSNNFSACDLLRACFPGGSIIGAPKIQVMQLIEQLEPQRRNVWSGSIGYLSCCGNMDTNIAIRTILAERQYLFCSVGSGIIFDSDEETEYQEMQYKISTLLLPLLKKFYLK from the coding sequence ATGGGCATGCATCTTATAGAATTACCCTATCACCCTTATACTGTACTGAATCTTTTTGATCCTTTATCTAATACCCCATGGTCTATGTTATTGTATTCTGGTCATAATAATAAACACCCAGATAGTCGTTTTGATATATTAGTTACTCATCCAACTCTTACATTAACAACGCACAACAATATCACTACAATTTCTTATGATAAAAATCATCAAATTGATAATACAGACCCATTTATCTTACTAAAAAAATATATTCATATCATGAATATGAAACCAGAAAATAACTGTCAATTACCATTTCAAGGTGGATTTTTAGGTGTATTTGGATATGATCTCGCAAGATATATTGAATCAATGCCAAAATTAGCAGAACAAGACCTTTCGTTCCCAGATATGGCAATAGGTTTGTATCGCTGGGCGATCATTGCGGATCATAAACTTTGTAAAAATTATCTTGTTACTCACGACGATCCTAATCAAATATTGACCTGGGTATATACACAACAACATATATATAACAATCATGTTTCTAATACATCATTCAATCTCATACAACCATGGAAAAGTAACATTAGTCGATCTGAATATAAGCAAAAATTCCATACTATCCAAAAACATATAATTTCAGGAAATTGCTATCAAGTATGTCTTTCTCAACGTTTCTCTGCTCCATATATAGGAGATGAATGGATAGCATTTCGTTATCTGTTACATTATAATCACGCACCTTTTTCAGCTTTTGTTCGACTACCAAACAAATTAAGTATACTCAGTTTATCTCCAGAACGCTTTCTAAGGTTACATAATACAAAAATTAAAACTCAACCTATTAAAGGTACGTTACCTAGATTAAAAAACGCACAAGATGATTATCACCAAATTATTAAATTATCTAAATCTACAAAAAATCAATCAGAAAATTTAATGATTGTCGATTTATTAAGAAATGATATTGGAAAAGTAGCTGTTCCGGGCAGTATTCATGTATCTAAATTATTTGATATTCGATCATTTCCAGGAGTACATCATATGATCAGTACCATTACAGGAGAACTTTCTAATAATTTTTCTGCTTGTGACTTATTACGTGCATGTTTTCCAGGAGGATCTATAATTGGAGCCCCAAAAATTCAAGTTATGCAATTAATTGAACAACTTGAACCACAACGCCGGAACGTTTGGTCTGGAAGTATTGGATACTTAAGTTGTTGTGGCAATATGGATACCAATATTGCTATCAGAACAATATTAGCTGAAAGACAATATCTATTTTGTTCAGTAGGAAGCGGTATTATTTTTGACAGCGATGAAGAAACAGAATATCAAGAAATGCAATACAAAATCTCTACTTTATTGCTACCACTACTAAAAAAATTTTATTTAAAATAA
- a CDS encoding TerC family protein, producing the protein MEFLTDISMWIGFLTLIILEIVLGVDNLVFIAILTDKLPKKQRERACIIGLTLALIMRIALLSLISWFVTLTKPLCKIATFSFSGRDLILLFGGMFLLFKATTELHQQLEHKVHNHTSRGYASFWVVVIQIVVFDAIFSLDAVITAVGTVENLTIMIIAVVIAVLIMSLSSRLLTNFINSHQTVVVLCLSFLLIIGLSLIAEGIGFYIPKGYLYVAIGFSVLIELFNQIAHCNSMKGQSTKSMRERTAEAIMRLMGGNTAQWDFDTEKNSSLLLSKTHFAEEERHMITGVLSLASRTLRSIMTPRNEISWLDSQKPVQELYSTLMNTPHNMFPVCNGELDQLIGIVRAKDLMAAIANGEQLETHASENLPIVVPETLDVLNLLKELRRAKGSMVVVSNEFGIIQGLITPLDVLEAIAGEFPDEDETPEIEIINNGTGWLAKGSMDLHALQQALQAHDLVHVCDHVASLAGLLLSRCDRIPKEGDVLTINRWRFIIRKMIEYRIELVEIECLLFFNDTH; encoded by the coding sequence ATGGAATTTTTAACAGACATATCAATGTGGATAGGATTCTTAACGTTAATAATTTTAGAAATTGTACTTGGCGTCGATAATTTGGTTTTTATTGCTATTTTAACAGATAAACTTCCAAAAAAACAACGTGAACGTGCATGTATTATTGGGTTAACGTTAGCATTAATAATGCGTATCGCATTATTATCTTTGATTTCATGGTTTGTTACTCTTACAAAACCATTGTGCAAAATTGCTACTTTTTCATTTTCTGGTAGAGATTTAATTTTATTATTTGGTGGCATGTTTCTTTTGTTTAAAGCAACTACTGAATTACATCAACAATTAGAACATAAAGTACATAATCACACTAGTCGTGGATATGCTAGTTTTTGGGTAGTAGTGATACAAATTGTAGTTTTTGATGCTATTTTTTCTCTCGATGCAGTAATAACGGCTGTTGGTACAGTAGAGAATTTGACAATAATGATAATAGCAGTTGTTATAGCAGTACTAATAATGTCGCTATCATCTCGTTTATTAACTAATTTCATTAATAGTCATCAGACTGTAGTAGTTTTGTGTTTAAGTTTTTTATTAATTATTGGTTTGAGTTTAATTGCAGAGGGAATTGGATTTTATATACCAAAAGGTTATTTATATGTTGCTATTGGATTTTCGGTATTAATTGAATTATTTAATCAAATTGCTCACTGTAATTCCATGAAGGGTCAATCAACTAAATCAATGCGTGAACGCACAGCAGAGGCGATTATGAGGTTAATGGGTGGTAATACAGCTCAATGGGATTTTGATACAGAGAAAAATTCTTCACTTCTTTTATCAAAAACACATTTTGCTGAAGAGGAGCGCCATATGATTACTGGAGTATTATCGTTAGCTTCACGTACCTTACGAAGCATAATGACTCCTCGAAATGAAATTTCGTGGTTAGATTCTCAAAAACCCGTGCAAGAGTTATATTCTACGTTAATGAATACTCCTCATAATATGTTTCCAGTATGTAACGGTGAATTGGATCAATTAATAGGCATTGTTCGTGCTAAAGATTTAATGGCGGCTATTGCTAATGGAGAGCAATTAGAAACACATGCTTCAGAAAATTTGCCCATTGTAGTTCCAGAAACTTTGGATGTCTTAAATTTATTAAAAGAATTGCGGCGTGCAAAAGGAAGTATGGTTGTTGTATCTAATGAATTTGGTATTATTCAAGGATTAATAACCCCTTTGGATGTATTAGAAGCCATAGCTGGTGAATTTCCTGATGAAGATGAAACACCAGAAATTGAGATAATTAATAATGGGACAGGTTGGTTAGCAAAAGGTAGTATGGATTTGCATGCATTGCAACAGGCGTTGCAGGCTCATGATTTGGTGCATGTTTGTGATCATGTAGCTTCTTTAGCTGGCCTGTTATTATCCCGTTGCGATCGTATACCAAAAGAGGGCGATGTGTTAACAATTAATAGATGGCGTTTTATAATTCGAAAAATGATAGAGTATCGTATTGAATTAGTAGAAATAGAATGCCTTTTATTTTTTAATGATACGCATTAA